The Microbacterium foliorum genome has a window encoding:
- a CDS encoding recombinase family protein gives MSRYAYIRTSMKDQNADLQWLKINELDGIKRVYADEGVSGTLASRLEWDKLIDRLEEGDEVVVWKFDRIGRNTMNVLEAVKTITDKGATFHSITERIDTSGPMGQAMLTIMAAFAQLERDTIAERTRAGLEAARAKGKVGGRPSVVDPKKLATIKKLVSSGDHSRADIARMVGVSPATLYRVLQTL, from the coding sequence ATGAGCCGCTACGCCTACATCCGCACATCCATGAAGGATCAGAATGCTGACCTCCAATGGCTGAAGATCAATGAGCTTGACGGGATCAAGCGTGTGTACGCCGATGAGGGAGTGAGCGGCACCCTGGCATCCCGCCTTGAATGGGACAAGCTCATAGACCGACTAGAAGAGGGTGACGAGGTAGTGGTGTGGAAGTTCGACAGGATCGGACGCAACACCATGAACGTCCTGGAGGCCGTCAAGACGATCACCGATAAGGGGGCCACCTTTCACAGCATCACCGAGAGGATCGACACCTCAGGGCCGATGGGACAGGCCATGCTCACGATCATGGCGGCCTTCGCTCAACTGGAGCGGGACACCATCGCTGAACGTACTCGTGCAGGTCTAGAAGCAGCACGAGCAAAGGGCAAGGTGGGTGGCCGTCCCTCAGTCGTGGACCCCAAGAAGCTCGCCACCATCAAGAAGCTAGTGTCCTCCGGGGACCACAGCCGTGCGGACATCGCGAGGATGGTAGGCGTCTCCCCCGCCACCCTGTACCGAGTGCTACAGACTCTCTAA
- a CDS encoding TIGR02391 family protein yields the protein MDTEKVIDLLEWWSKTANAARATNVDPGSRRTVTYAFVSGEHDSFPVLRDKEDQVRRVLKHVLGLKTPPEILSTSSGNYYDVVGGIELATYAIGRLRNDAETRAMIGSSAPTMQADALHPLVWDAASKRWDSGHYSDAVQRAATFLNAHVQDITGRTDVSDNDLMSQTFSLSEPQRNKPRLRWPGDDTNLTVKAMRVGILNLSQGVFSAIRNPATHSTEDMERQEALEQLATLSILARWIDRCDLVSA from the coding sequence ATGGACACTGAGAAGGTCATCGACCTGTTGGAGTGGTGGAGCAAGACGGCGAACGCTGCGCGCGCGACGAACGTTGACCCCGGTAGTCGGCGGACAGTGACTTACGCGTTCGTTTCGGGTGAGCACGACTCCTTCCCGGTGCTCAGGGACAAAGAAGACCAAGTGCGCCGGGTATTGAAGCACGTACTCGGTTTGAAGACGCCTCCTGAGATCCTGAGTACGAGCAGTGGCAATTATTACGATGTCGTAGGCGGGATCGAGCTTGCTACCTACGCGATTGGTCGCCTCCGCAACGATGCTGAGACTCGGGCAATGATCGGCAGTAGTGCGCCGACTATGCAGGCTGACGCACTGCACCCGTTGGTATGGGATGCCGCGTCTAAGAGGTGGGACTCCGGACACTACTCGGACGCCGTCCAACGGGCGGCTACGTTCTTGAATGCTCACGTGCAAGACATCACAGGACGCACAGATGTCTCGGACAACGACCTCATGTCGCAAACCTTCTCGCTGAGCGAGCCTCAGCGCAACAAGCCCCGGCTTCGCTGGCCAGGTGACGATACCAACCTCACGGTCAAGGCGATGAGAGTAGGGATCCTCAACCTCTCGCAGGGGGTGTTCTCAGCAATCCGCAACCCCGCGACCCACTCGACGGAGGATATGGAAAGGCAAGAGGCACTAGAGCAACTTGCAACCCTCAGCATCCTTGCTCGATGGATAGATCGATGTGACCTTGTCTCCGCTTAA